In the genome of Mauremys mutica isolate MM-2020 ecotype Southern chromosome 8, ASM2049712v1, whole genome shotgun sequence, one region contains:
- the LOC123375434 gene encoding uncharacterized protein LOC123375434 isoform X3 codes for MGEKGYTRDTQRCCVKIQALWQAYQKTREANSHSSCAPQTYCFYEQLHVILGSDPITTPKRSMDTSQEPQVTSSNNEEDIIDEEEKKEENVRQANGGSILPDSQELFLTLEPIPSQDQLTVERDAREGISAENLSVGASSTPGQRLSQIRRWIKKTQEDMFAGLLVWHHIVLCGGSCIGCVNTAR; via the exons ATGGGGGAGAAGGgttacaccagggacacacagcggTGCTGTGTGAAAATCCAGGCGCTTTGGCAAgcataccagaagacaagggaggcgaATAGTCATTCTAGTTGTGCCCCACAGACATATTGCTTTTATGAACAGCTGCATGTGATTCTCGGCAGTGACCCCATCACTACCCCAAAACGCTCCATGGATACTTCTCAGGAGCCCCAGGTGACCTCGAGCAACAACGAGGAGGACATCATTgatgaggaggagaagaaggaggagaatgtgaggcaggcaaacggaggatccattctccccgacagccaagaactgtttttaaccctggagcccatcCCTTCACAGGACCAGTTGACGGTGGAGCGTGATGCCAGGGAAGGCATCTCTG CAGAAAACTTGTCCGTCGGCGCATCCTCCACACCAGGACAGAGACTttcacagattagaaggtggaTAAAGAAGACTCAGGAGGACATGTTCG cagggctgcttgtGTGGCATCACATTGTTCTGTGTGGCGGTTCCTGTATCGGCTGTGTAAATACTGCAAGATAA
- the LOC123375434 gene encoding uncharacterized protein LOC123375434 isoform X2: MGEKGYTRDTQRCCVKIQALWQAYQKTREANSHSSCAPQTYCFYEQLHVILGSDPITTPKRSMDTSQEPQVTSSNNEEDIIDEEEKKEENVRQANGGSILPDSQELFLTLEPIPSQDQLTVERDAREGISENLSVGASSTPGQRLSQIRRWIKKTQEDMFGELMHASESDKTELRAWRITLSKNMDRRTGEYAGNKNMPCRKRCCRL, from the exons ATGGGGGAGAAGGgttacaccagggacacacagcggTGCTGTGTGAAAATCCAGGCGCTTTGGCAAgcataccagaagacaagggaggcgaATAGTCATTCTAGTTGTGCCCCACAGACATATTGCTTTTATGAACAGCTGCATGTGATTCTCGGCAGTGACCCCATCACTACCCCAAAACGCTCCATGGATACTTCTCAGGAGCCCCAGGTGACCTCGAGCAACAACGAGGAGGACATCATTgatgaggaggagaagaaggaggagaatgtgaggcaggcaaacggaggatccattctccccgacagccaagaactgtttttaaccctggagcccatcCCTTCACAGGACCAGTTGACGGTGGAGCGTGATGCCAGGGAAGGCATCTCTG AAAACTTGTCCGTCGGCGCATCCTCCACACCAGGACAGAGACTttcacagattagaaggtggaTAAAGAAGACTCAGGAGGACATGTTCGGTGAGTTAATGCATGCCTCAGAGAGTGACAAGACAGAGCTCAGAGCATGGAGGATTACACTGTCCAAGAACATGGACAGAAGGACAGGAGAGTATGCAGGGAACAAGAACATGCCATGTAGGAAGAGATGCTGCAGATTATGA
- the LOC123375434 gene encoding uncharacterized protein LOC123375434 isoform X1 — translation MGEKGYTRDTQRCCVKIQALWQAYQKTREANSHSSCAPQTYCFYEQLHVILGSDPITTPKRSMDTSQEPQVTSSNNEEDIIDEEEKKEENVRQANGGSILPDSQELFLTLEPIPSQDQLTVERDAREGISAENLSVGASSTPGQRLSQIRRWIKKTQEDMFGELMHASESDKTELRAWRITLSKNMDRRTGEYAGNKNMPCRKRCCRL, via the exons ATGGGGGAGAAGGgttacaccagggacacacagcggTGCTGTGTGAAAATCCAGGCGCTTTGGCAAgcataccagaagacaagggaggcgaATAGTCATTCTAGTTGTGCCCCACAGACATATTGCTTTTATGAACAGCTGCATGTGATTCTCGGCAGTGACCCCATCACTACCCCAAAACGCTCCATGGATACTTCTCAGGAGCCCCAGGTGACCTCGAGCAACAACGAGGAGGACATCATTgatgaggaggagaagaaggaggagaatgtgaggcaggcaaacggaggatccattctccccgacagccaagaactgtttttaaccctggagcccatcCCTTCACAGGACCAGTTGACGGTGGAGCGTGATGCCAGGGAAGGCATCTCTG CAGAAAACTTGTCCGTCGGCGCATCCTCCACACCAGGACAGAGACTttcacagattagaaggtggaTAAAGAAGACTCAGGAGGACATGTTCGGTGAGTTAATGCATGCCTCAGAGAGTGACAAGACAGAGCTCAGAGCATGGAGGATTACACTGTCCAAGAACATGGACAGAAGGACAGGAGAGTATGCAGGGAACAAGAACATGCCATGTAGGAAGAGATGCTGCAGATTATGA